Genomic DNA from Acidobacteriota bacterium:
GTCGACTTCGAAAGGTCCGATCGCCGTCGCCCACAACGGAAATCTCGTCAACGGAAACAGGGTCCGATCGGAGCTCGAGCGAGATGGCTCGATCTTCAACACGATGTCGGATTCCGAAGTCATCGTTCATCTGGTCGCACGCTCCCATGCAGAAGGAGTGGAAGCTGCCTTCGTCGACACCTTCTCCAGACTGAAGGGCGCATGGTCGGTCGTGGCGATGGCGCCGGGGAGGATCATCGGAGCGAGGGATCCCCACGGCTTCCGACCGCTGATCATCGGCAAGCTCGACGATGCGCTCTGCATCGCGTCCGAGACCTGCGCGTTCGATCTGATCGGCGCAACGACCATCCGCGAGATCCGCCCCGGCGAGATCGTCGCGCTCGATTGCGTTCGGCCGGGAGTCCCACCCGAGGATCGAATCCGGATCCTCTCGTACGAACCGGCACCGCGTGCCGCGCAATGCGTCTTCGAGCATGTCTATTTCGCCCGCCCCGATTCGATGATTTTCGGCGCCAATGTGGGACAGACGAGGAAGCGGTTCGGCGCAACGCTGGCGCGGGAGCATCCGGTGGATGCCGATGTCGTGATCCCGGTCCCCGATTCAGGCCTCTACGCCGCACTCGGATACGCCCAGGAATCCGGAATTCCTTTTGAGCTCGGGTTGGTGCGCAATCATTACGTCGGTCGGACCTTCATCGAGCCGAAACAGTCGATCCGGAACTTCGGCGTCAAGATCAAGCTCAATCCCGTCCGGGAAATCGTCGAAGGCAAGAAGCTCGTCCTGATCGATGACTCGATCGTACGGGGCACGACCTCGCGCAAGATCGTTCGCATGCTCAAAGCCGTCGGGGCGCGGGAGGTTCACATGAGAATCTCCTCACCGCCGACCACGGGGCCGTGTCACTACGGAATCGATACGCCGAGGCGCCGCGAGCTGATCGCGAGCAACAACTCGGTCGAGGCAATCCGGGAGTACATCGAGGCGGATTCGCTCGCCTATCTCTCGACCGAAGGCATGCTCGACGCAGCCCGAGGAGGGCCCGACAATCCTCGGGAGAG
This window encodes:
- the purF gene encoding amidophosphoribosyltransferase; the protein is MKDRFHHECGVFGVIDHPDAANLAYLGLYALQHRGQESAGIASMSTASVPSGANIGPPAGSDGTGEHFVQQGRPQIHLERDMGYVADVFDKERLDRLPGEVAIGHVRYSTAGGSLLCNAQPLVASTSKGPIAVAHNGNLVNGNRVRSELERDGSIFNTMSDSEVIVHLVARSHAEGVEAAFVDTFSRLKGAWSVVAMAPGRIIGARDPHGFRPLIIGKLDDALCIASETCAFDLIGATTIREIRPGEIVALDCVRPGVPPEDRIRILSYEPAPRAAQCVFEHVYFARPDSMIFGANVGQTRKRFGATLAREHPVDADVVIPVPDSGLYAALGYAQESGIPFELGLVRNHYVGRTFIEPKQSIRNFGVKIKLNPVREIVEGKKLVLIDDSIVRGTTSRKIVRMLKAVGAREVHMRISSPPTTGPCHYGIDTPRRRELIASNNSVEAIREYIEADSLAYLSTEGMLDAARGGPDNPRESYCTACFTGRYPIDPETAEESEIVEAGLQA